A stretch of the Corylus avellana chromosome ca6, CavTom2PMs-1.0 genome encodes the following:
- the LOC132184193 gene encoding uncharacterized protein LOC132184193 isoform X1 translates to MERLGAARETTSSSEYVSWEEVFVSSDKGRREVHYFLKRRDGTTDLVVIGKEKSLRHMSYHYAIRDRALLPSSSSLSKLKSRREVVDWLNFIVTDSPPQHQDTSHLAGVFLDGRNVCELDVQTLKDTHLKKLGHYTKEFLWLGSPWTCKKKRRHYQSFRRNGVKISVNDFVHVLAEEDKRLAAHLEDMYEDSRGNKMVVVRWFHKIDEVGVVLPPNFNDREIFFSLCLQDLSIECIDGLATVLSPQHFEKFLNEATHTRLEPFVCYKLFENDDVKPFDITQIKGYWKQEILVYMYTLSPSNAQGNSQHFDGLKAEENVNDTIGIRPKKRLCQSKEDDVHLQYTNRIEPMHATLEDVQNLCNSGIDRKCGTEICRIRGGGSAAILSKGDAKQNPLQYLTVGSQVEVLSQDSGIRGCWFRALIIKKHKDKVKVQYKDILDATDESKKLEEWIIASRVAAPDHLGLRISGRTTVRPPPQCNKGRVSWAVDVGAVVDVWRHDGWWEGIVVQKEAEDELHVYFPGEKQESIFGRDDLRHSQEWLGSGWVHVKDRPDLLNLILSSSETKSDAGKSSDGKPAQATVPYSRHSKQDETGSSDFRSDSEDDKAKLLEAVRDLSKDDLLAQLRWKSSRKRRRGGGISVQKLRSKIISCERFLIPTSMKVDHENCKYMGDSLFSTSVVSSLSSLVMSR, encoded by the exons ATGGAAAGGTTGGGGGCGGCCAGAGAAACGACATCGTCGTCGGAGTACGTGAGCTGGGAGGAGGTGTTCGTGTCCAGCGACAAGGGCAGGAGAGAGGTCCATTACTTTCTGAAGAGGAGGGATGGAACGACAGATCTGGTGGTGATAGGGAAGGAGAAGAGCCTGAGGCACATGTCGTACCACTATGCGATTAGGGACCGAGCGCTCCTTCCCTCTTCGTCGTCGCTCTCGAAGCTCAAGTCTCGCAGAGAGGTCGTTGATTGGCTCAACTTCATCGTTACAG ATTCGCCACCTCAACATCAAGACACATCCCATTTGGCCGGTGTCTTTTTGGATGGTAGAAATGTTTGTGAGTTGGATGTTCAAACCTTGAAG GACACTCATTTAAAGAAGCTGGGCCATTATACAAAAGAATTTCTATGGTTAGGTTCACCTTGGACTTGCAAGAAAAAACGGAGGCATTATCAGTCTTTTCGCAGAAATGGTGTCAAAATCTCT GTTAATGACTTTGTACATGTTTTAGCGGAAGAGGATAAGCGTCTTGCAGCTCACTTAGAAGACATGTATGAGGACTCTAGAGGCAACAAGATGGTTGTGGTACGATGGTTTCATAAAATTGATGAGGTTGGTGTTGTTTTGCCTCCCAATTTTAATGACAGAGagatttttttctctctttgtctTCAAGATCTCAGTATTGAATGCATAGATGGGTTGGCTACTGTACTCAGTCCCCAGCATTTTGAGAAATTTCTGAATGAAGCTACACACACTCGGTTGGAACCATTTGTTTGCTACAAGCTGTTTGAAAATGATGATGTCAAGCCTTTTGACATAACACAAATTAAAGGTTACTGGAAACAGGAAATACTCGTATATATGTACACCCTTTCTCCTTCAAATGCTCAGGGGAATTCTCAGCATTTTGATGGTCTGAAAGCTGAAGAAAATGTCAATGATACCATTGGAATCAGACCTAAAAAGAGGCTTTGCCAGTCAAAAGAAGATGATGTACACTTGCAATACACTAACAGAATAGAGCCAATGCATGCAACGTTGGAGGATGTTCAAAATTTATGCAACAGTGGTATTGATAGAAAATGTGGAACTGAAATCTGCAGAATAAGAGGAGGAGGTTCTGCTGCCATTTTATCCAAAGGAGATGCAAAGCAGAATCCTTTGCAGTATTTAACTGTAGGTTCTCAAGTGGAAGTTCTCTCTCAAGACAGTGGTATTAGGGGGTGCTGGTTTAGAGCTTTGATCATCAAGAAGCACAAAGATAAGGTGAAGGTTCAATATAAAGATATTCTGGATGCCACAGATGAATCCAAAAAACTTGAG GAATGGATAATAGCATCCAGGGTTGCAGCTCCTGATCATTTGGGCCTTCGAATATCTGGGAGAACTACTGTTCGGCCGCCCCCACAGTGTAATAAAGGCAGAGTTTCGTGGGCTGTTGATGTTGGTGCTGTTGTGGATGTGTGGCGGCATGATGGGTGGTGGGAAGGCATTGTAGTACAAAAGGAAGCCGAAGATGAACTACATGTTTATTTTCCAG GAGAAAAGCAGGAATCAATCTTTGGCCGTGATGACTTAAGACATTCCCAAGAATGGTTGGGAAGTGGGTGGGTACATGTAAAGGACAGACCAGACCTTCTTAACTTAATATTATCTAGCTCAGAAACAAAGTCAGATGCAGGGAAATCTTCTGATGGCAAACCAGCCCAAGCAACCGTTCCTTATAGCAGACATTCAAAGCAAGATGAAACTGGGTCTAGTGATTTTCGTTCGGACTCGGAAGATGACAAGGCAAAATTATTGGAGGCGGTTCGTGATCTTTCAAAGGATGATTTGCTTGCCCAGTTAAGATGGAAGTCATCCAGGAAGAGAAGACGTGGTGGTGGAATCTCTGTCCAGAAGCTGCGTAGTAAAATCATTTCGTGTGAGAGATTTTTAATTCCCACATCGATGAAGGTGGATCATGAGAACTGCAAGTACATGGGAGATTCTCTTTTCAGTACTTCGGTTGTTTCGTCTCTATCAAGCTTGGTTATGTCTAGGTGA
- the LOC132184193 gene encoding uncharacterized protein LOC132184193 isoform X2, with the protein MPPKFLDSPPQHQDTSHLAGVFLDGRNVCELDVQTLKDTHLKKLGHYTKEFLWLGSPWTCKKKRRHYQSFRRNGVKISVNDFVHVLAEEDKRLAAHLEDMYEDSRGNKMVVVRWFHKIDEVGVVLPPNFNDREIFFSLCLQDLSIECIDGLATVLSPQHFEKFLNEATHTRLEPFVCYKLFENDDVKPFDITQIKGYWKQEILVYMYTLSPSNAQGNSQHFDGLKAEENVNDTIGIRPKKRLCQSKEDDVHLQYTNRIEPMHATLEDVQNLCNSGIDRKCGTEICRIRGGGSAAILSKGDAKQNPLQYLTVGSQVEVLSQDSGIRGCWFRALIIKKHKDKVKVQYKDILDATDESKKLEEWIIASRVAAPDHLGLRISGRTTVRPPPQCNKGRVSWAVDVGAVVDVWRHDGWWEGIVVQKEAEDELHVYFPGEKQESIFGRDDLRHSQEWLGSGWVHVKDRPDLLNLILSSSETKSDAGKSSDGKPAQATVPYSRHSKQDETGSSDFRSDSEDDKAKLLEAVRDLSKDDLLAQLRWKSSRKRRRGGGISVQKLRSKIISCERFLIPTSMKVDHENCKYMGDSLFSTSVVSSLSSLVMSR; encoded by the exons ATGCCCCCAAAATTTCTAG ATTCGCCACCTCAACATCAAGACACATCCCATTTGGCCGGTGTCTTTTTGGATGGTAGAAATGTTTGTGAGTTGGATGTTCAAACCTTGAAG GACACTCATTTAAAGAAGCTGGGCCATTATACAAAAGAATTTCTATGGTTAGGTTCACCTTGGACTTGCAAGAAAAAACGGAGGCATTATCAGTCTTTTCGCAGAAATGGTGTCAAAATCTCT GTTAATGACTTTGTACATGTTTTAGCGGAAGAGGATAAGCGTCTTGCAGCTCACTTAGAAGACATGTATGAGGACTCTAGAGGCAACAAGATGGTTGTGGTACGATGGTTTCATAAAATTGATGAGGTTGGTGTTGTTTTGCCTCCCAATTTTAATGACAGAGagatttttttctctctttgtctTCAAGATCTCAGTATTGAATGCATAGATGGGTTGGCTACTGTACTCAGTCCCCAGCATTTTGAGAAATTTCTGAATGAAGCTACACACACTCGGTTGGAACCATTTGTTTGCTACAAGCTGTTTGAAAATGATGATGTCAAGCCTTTTGACATAACACAAATTAAAGGTTACTGGAAACAGGAAATACTCGTATATATGTACACCCTTTCTCCTTCAAATGCTCAGGGGAATTCTCAGCATTTTGATGGTCTGAAAGCTGAAGAAAATGTCAATGATACCATTGGAATCAGACCTAAAAAGAGGCTTTGCCAGTCAAAAGAAGATGATGTACACTTGCAATACACTAACAGAATAGAGCCAATGCATGCAACGTTGGAGGATGTTCAAAATTTATGCAACAGTGGTATTGATAGAAAATGTGGAACTGAAATCTGCAGAATAAGAGGAGGAGGTTCTGCTGCCATTTTATCCAAAGGAGATGCAAAGCAGAATCCTTTGCAGTATTTAACTGTAGGTTCTCAAGTGGAAGTTCTCTCTCAAGACAGTGGTATTAGGGGGTGCTGGTTTAGAGCTTTGATCATCAAGAAGCACAAAGATAAGGTGAAGGTTCAATATAAAGATATTCTGGATGCCACAGATGAATCCAAAAAACTTGAG GAATGGATAATAGCATCCAGGGTTGCAGCTCCTGATCATTTGGGCCTTCGAATATCTGGGAGAACTACTGTTCGGCCGCCCCCACAGTGTAATAAAGGCAGAGTTTCGTGGGCTGTTGATGTTGGTGCTGTTGTGGATGTGTGGCGGCATGATGGGTGGTGGGAAGGCATTGTAGTACAAAAGGAAGCCGAAGATGAACTACATGTTTATTTTCCAG GAGAAAAGCAGGAATCAATCTTTGGCCGTGATGACTTAAGACATTCCCAAGAATGGTTGGGAAGTGGGTGGGTACATGTAAAGGACAGACCAGACCTTCTTAACTTAATATTATCTAGCTCAGAAACAAAGTCAGATGCAGGGAAATCTTCTGATGGCAAACCAGCCCAAGCAACCGTTCCTTATAGCAGACATTCAAAGCAAGATGAAACTGGGTCTAGTGATTTTCGTTCGGACTCGGAAGATGACAAGGCAAAATTATTGGAGGCGGTTCGTGATCTTTCAAAGGATGATTTGCTTGCCCAGTTAAGATGGAAGTCATCCAGGAAGAGAAGACGTGGTGGTGGAATCTCTGTCCAGAAGCTGCGTAGTAAAATCATTTCGTGTGAGAGATTTTTAATTCCCACATCGATGAAGGTGGATCATGAGAACTGCAAGTACATGGGAGATTCTCTTTTCAGTACTTCGGTTGTTTCGTCTCTATCAAGCTTGGTTATGTCTAGGTGA